Proteins from a genomic interval of Channa argus isolate prfri chromosome 11, Channa argus male v1.0, whole genome shotgun sequence:
- the LOC137136541 gene encoding arrestin domain-containing protein 3-like, with amino-acid sequence MSLCVKSLKVTYNPINEINTFTNGDWVSGQVTLEVVKDCQIDSLLIKFKGKADVLWSERYGQTTVVYHAKDKYFSFKHYFIQEKNIGGNDNQPLLRNNNGETYSSVIAPGCHVYPFTFQIPFENIPSSFKGSVGKIVYSLEARLHRSLRIDKTDSAFITFVSKGDLNTVPCLMTPQHESKDKKMKVFSSGTVSMDVDIEKTGFYQGEGLKVLACIQNNSSREIRPKYCVYRKHSFFAKGKRKIHTKDLCKEVGDPIPPSTNQKVTRIITIPHDVEPSILNCSIIKVEYRVRVYLDIKFASDPAIKFPIIILPASHVPAMEPPPAASGFGFEPFGNLNPPVWGFVPPQPQPPPAPQPFDAPPPYEAHGMYPSFTDVGTKYQ; translated from the exons ATGTCTCTGTGCGTAAAGAGTCTCAAAGTCACATACAACCCCATTAATGAGATCAACACCTTCACGAACGGCGACTGGGTTTCGGGTCAGGTCACGTTGGAAGTGGTCAAAGACTGTCAAATTGATTCCCTGTTGATCAAGTTCAAGGGGAAAGCTGATGTCCTTTGGTCCGAGAGATATGGTCAAACCACAGTGGTTTACCACGCCAAGGACAAGTACTTCAGCTTCAAACACTACTTTATTCAAGAGAAAAATATCGGGG gaaaTGACAACCAGCCACTACTGAGAAACAACAATGGAGAAACAT aCAGCAGTGTTATTGCCCCAGGATGCCACGTTTACCCGTTTACATTTCAGATCCCTTTTGA GAATATACCCTCCTCCTTCAAAGGTTCAGTTGGCAAAATTGTTTACAGCTTAGAAGCCAGGCTGCACAGATCACTGAGGATTGACAAGACAGATTCAGCTTTTATCACCTTTGTGTCAAAAGGAGACCTGAACACAGTCCCTTGTCTAATG acaCCACAGCATGAGTCTAAGGataagaaaatgaaagttttcTCCTCAGGAACAGTATCAATGGATGTGGATATTGAGAAAACTGGTTTCTACCAAG GGGAAGGATTAAAGGTTTTAGCCTGCATACAGAACAACTCATCCCGTGAGATCAGGCCCAAATACTGTGTGTACAGAAAGCACAGCTTCTTTGCAAAAGGGAAGAGAAAAATCCATACGAAGGATCTCTGTAAAGAGGTGGGAGACCCAATCCCCCCCTCTACTAACCAAAAAGTCACAAGAATCATCACCATCCCCCATGATGTGGAACCCTCAATCCTCAACTGCAGCATCATCAAAGTAGAGTACAGAGTGAGG GTATACCTTGATATTAAATTTGCTTCAGATCCAGCGATCAAATTTCCCATCATCATCCTGCCGGCCTCTCATGTTCCCGCTATGGAACCACCACCTGCGGCTTCTGGCTTTGGGTTTGAACCGTTTGGGAACCTAAACCCCCCAGTCTGGGGCTTTGTACCACCACAGCCACAGCCACCACCAGCACCTCAACCATTTGATGCACCTCCTCCTTATGAAGCACATGGAATGTACCCTTCTTTCACAGATGTTGGCACTAAATATCAGTGA
- the LOC137136837 gene encoding arrestin domain-containing protein 3-like encodes MTVKHLLVEYNKVNEQGTFSPGDILSGKVTVMTSKETKVQCFLVKAKGKAKVTWCDQEGEATVVHSDKKIYFYFEYIILQDKNRGNGSEIIRPGRNVYPFTFVIPNIDMPSSYRGKWGNIAYSLQAKLTQSLWLVHKTKTEFPFLTKAEFPFASKSEMIITGLKEQQCATRISFYGTGKITLNVTSEKMGVKQGEAIAVSVEVLNNSAGTVTPKFYLCEKQTFVAKSKGIVHTNDILFATGDSVPAETSQTITKVLSIPLQLPPTFFNCSLMKLEYRLKVILDVNPAKDLEIKLPLVVLWGSPKPRQQHQRRSICFKNLPG; translated from the exons ATGACTGTGAAACATCTTTTGGTGGAGTACAACAAGGTGAACGAACAAGGCACCTTCTCTCCAGGGGATATTCTCTCTGGAAAAGTGACTGTGATGACGAGCAAGGAAACCAAAGTACAGTGTTTTTTGGTCAAAGCCAAAGGAAAAGCTAAGGTGACCTGGTGTGACCAAGAAGGAGAAGCCACAGTGGTTCACAGCGACAAgaagatatatttttattttgaatacatTATCCTCCAGGACAAAAACAGAGGGAATG GTTCCGAAATCATCCGCCCTGGAAGAAATGTATATCCATTCACCTTTGTGATTCCCAACAT AGATATGCCTTCGTCTTATCGGGGGAAATGGGGGAATATTGCATATAGTTTGCAAGCAAAGCTGACTCAGTCACTGTGGCTTGTTCACAAAACCAAGACAGAGTTCCCCTTTCTGACCAAAGCTGAGTTTCCCTTTGCCTCCAAATCGGAAATGATAATCACTGGACTCAAG GAGCAACAATGTGCAACCAGGATTTCATTTTATGGCACTGGAAAGATCACTTTGAATGTTACCTCTGAAAAAATGGGAGTGAAACAAG GTGAGGCAATAGCAGTGTCTGTAGAAGTGCTAAACAACTCTGCAGGCACAGTTACACCCAAATTCTACCTGTGTGAGAAGCAGACATTTGTTGCTAAGTCCAAGGGGATAGTTCACACAAATGACATCCTCTTCGCGACAGGGGACTCTGTTCCAGCTGAGACCAGTCAGACTATAACCAAAGTTCTGAGTATCCCTCTACAGCTCCCACCTACTTTCTTCAACTGCAGCTTGATGAAGCTTGAGTACAGACTCAAG GTCATTCTCGATGTCAATCCGGCGAAAGACTTAGAGATCAAACTCCCTCTGGTGGTTCTGTGGGGTTCGCCTAAACCACGGCAGCAACACCAAAGGAGATCTAtctgttttaaaaatctgcCTGGTTAA
- the LOC137136540 gene encoding arrestin domain-containing protein 3-like isoform X2, giving the protein METGKFKGMNAFCLLIACGSVTQVKPVQQDLHVRHGIKQCRAQCRVSKGFSFFLVCFGISLGNMTVKQFSIEYDAINSKNTFTTGDTINGRIVVEVSKQTTIQSLIFIAQGKARVCWHEHYGQDHHHVYWSDETYYDIKQHILRQARQDGTEVISKGRHVFPFSFRIPDRKIPSSFKTSIGKIVHKLKAELKQSLKLTKKAKAHFTFVSQADMNIPGLLEPQYGCKDKAIKVFGSGSVSVDVRTKKMGYMQGEALHLSIEIRNHSTRSVKPKIILYEKRSFFAQGHRKLQTNEIHKEKIEAIASSSDETVTKVLTVPTHLPPSILSCSIIKLEYRLKNSYSYHALFIV; this is encoded by the exons ATGGAAACTGGTAAGTTTAAAGGAATGAATGCATTTTGTCTGCTCATTGCGTGTGGCAGTGTCACACAAGTAAAACCAGTTCAACAAGATTTGCATGTTAGACATGGAATAAAACAGTGCAGAGCACAGTGCAGAGTGTCAAAGGGCTTCAGTTTCTTCTTGGTGTGTTTTGGTATTTCGCTGGGGAACATGACAGTTAAGCAATTCTCAATAGAATATGATGCCATCAACAGCAAGAACACATTCACAACTGGAGATACCATCAACGGACGAATAGTCGTGGAGGTTTCTAAACAAACGACAATCCAATCGCTTATTTTTATAGCACAAGGAAAGGCTCGGGTTTGTTGGCATGAACATTATGGTCAAGATCACCATCACGTTTACTGGTCTGATGAAACGTATTATGATATCAAACAGCATATTCTGAGACAAGCAAGACAAGATG GGACTGAAGTCATCAGTAAAGGTCGACatgtatttcctttttccttcagGATTCCTGACAG aaaaatCCCATCGTCTTTCAAAACCTCTATTGGGAAGATTGTTCATAAGCTGAAGGCAGAGCTTAAACAATCACTGAAgctgacaaaaaaagcaaaagcccACTTCACATTTGTGTCTCAGGCAGACATGAATATTCCTGGGCTCTTG GAACCTCAGTATGGCTGCAAGGATAAAGCTATCAAAGTTTTTGGCTCAGGATCTGTTTCAGTGGATGTTCGCACCAAGAAAATGGGCTACATGCAAG GAGAAGCTCTCCACCTCTCAATTGAAATCCGCAACCACTCAACTCGTTCAGTGAAGCCCAAAATCATACTGTATGAGAAGAGAAGTTTCTTTGCCCAGGGCCACAGGAAGCTTCAAACAAATGAGATCCATAAAGAGAAGATAGAGGCTATTGCATCATCTAGTGACGAGACAGTAACTAAGGTCCTCACTGTCCCTACACATCTGCCTCCCTCCATTTTGAGTTGCTCCATCATCAAGCTGGAGTACAGGCTGAAG AATAGCTACTCATATCATGcacttttcattgtttaa
- the LOC137136540 gene encoding arrestin domain-containing protein 3-like isoform X1: protein METGKFKGMNAFCLLIACGSVTQVKPVQQDLHVRHGIKQCRAQCRVSKGFSFFLVCFGISLGNMTVKQFSIEYDAINSKNTFTTGDTINGRIVVEVSKQTTIQSLIFIAQGKARVCWHEHYGQDHHHVYWSDETYYDIKQHILRQARQDGTEVISKGRHVFPFSFRIPDRKIPSSFKTSIGKIVHKLKAELKQSLKLTKKAKAHFTFVSQADMNIPGLLEPQYGCKDKAIKVFGSGSVSVDVRTKKMGYMQGEALHLSIEIRNHSTRSVKPKIILYEKRSFFAQGHRKLQTNEIHKEKIEAIASSSDETVTKVLTVPTHLPPSILSCSIIKLEYRLKIYLDIKCASNPEIKLPIVVLPEDSGLTPAVFGVEALRNPNQLTWSNTPQEEASQPVYPPTYYGTHALYPSVTETDSSKTAL, encoded by the exons ATGGAAACTGGTAAGTTTAAAGGAATGAATGCATTTTGTCTGCTCATTGCGTGTGGCAGTGTCACACAAGTAAAACCAGTTCAACAAGATTTGCATGTTAGACATGGAATAAAACAGTGCAGAGCACAGTGCAGAGTGTCAAAGGGCTTCAGTTTCTTCTTGGTGTGTTTTGGTATTTCGCTGGGGAACATGACAGTTAAGCAATTCTCAATAGAATATGATGCCATCAACAGCAAGAACACATTCACAACTGGAGATACCATCAACGGACGAATAGTCGTGGAGGTTTCTAAACAAACGACAATCCAATCGCTTATTTTTATAGCACAAGGAAAGGCTCGGGTTTGTTGGCATGAACATTATGGTCAAGATCACCATCACGTTTACTGGTCTGATGAAACGTATTATGATATCAAACAGCATATTCTGAGACAAGCAAGACAAGATG GGACTGAAGTCATCAGTAAAGGTCGACatgtatttcctttttccttcagGATTCCTGACAG aaaaatCCCATCGTCTTTCAAAACCTCTATTGGGAAGATTGTTCATAAGCTGAAGGCAGAGCTTAAACAATCACTGAAgctgacaaaaaaagcaaaagcccACTTCACATTTGTGTCTCAGGCAGACATGAATATTCCTGGGCTCTTG GAACCTCAGTATGGCTGCAAGGATAAAGCTATCAAAGTTTTTGGCTCAGGATCTGTTTCAGTGGATGTTCGCACCAAGAAAATGGGCTACATGCAAG GAGAAGCTCTCCACCTCTCAATTGAAATCCGCAACCACTCAACTCGTTCAGTGAAGCCCAAAATCATACTGTATGAGAAGAGAAGTTTCTTTGCCCAGGGCCACAGGAAGCTTCAAACAAATGAGATCCATAAAGAGAAGATAGAGGCTATTGCATCATCTAGTGACGAGACAGTAACTAAGGTCCTCACTGTCCCTACACATCTGCCTCCCTCCATTTTGAGTTGCTCCATCATCAAGCTGGAGTACAGGCTGAAG atcTATCTAGATATCAAATGTGCTTCAAACCCAGAGATCAAGCTTCCAATAGTTGTTCTACCTGAGGATTCAGGTCTGACTCCTGCGGTCTTTGGAGTTGAAGCATTAAGAAACCCAAACCAGCTGACCTGGAGCAACACACCACAAGAAGAAGCATCCCAACCTGTGTATCCGCCTACTTACTATGGGACACATGCGTTATACCCCTCAGTCACTGAGACTGACAGTTCTAAGACTGCACTTTAA